AAGTACTTTTTCCCTGAGTTAGTGTGGTTGTCAATTCATTTGGCGTTCCACCACCCTAGGGCCAACGAGAGGAAATGCTCTCTCCAAAGCTGGACTCATATCCGTCCAACTTtatctcttcctctctctgtGTATATTCTGTCAAAGTGCCGTGTACGTAGGACACTCGAACAGGTTCATCTTGCCCCGCGACCCACTGCTAAGAGACGCGATCTGGGAGATCGGAGGCAACGACGGCGGCCCACGCGCATGCACTCAGGTCGGTCTCATGGCTGGTATACGGGGTATATGGGGCGAGAAGTTGTCAAGTACGCGCTTAAAAATAGCCCGATGCCCAAACGAATGTATGAATGAGTGAGCGACTGAATGGCTGACTCAATCACTGAATGTATCTCAAAGATACAGCAAATGACTTTTAGCTGAAATCAAACAACAAAACGATCAACCAAAAGCAAAAAGTAGTTCCGACTCGGGCCAAGTTTGTCAACAACCCAAGCCCCAAGCCCAGGCCAGAATCGGATCGGCTCGGTGCGGTTCGGATCGAATCGGAGGGAGACTTGTACACCTGGAGCAGAGTGGAGCAGGGGAGGATGATGGTGATGACGCCAACGTTGCTCAGCTGTTTCTCGCCAGAGCCCAGAGTCATCGATGGGTCCTATAAATAGCCCCGGTACCCCTAGAAGTCGCTTCAGATCAAATCGAGCACTAACAAGTGGCAAATAAACTCATCTTCAGCttataatttttgtttgtttatatttttcttttttttattgtgtGTGTTCACAACTTTGTCTAGAAAAATGGTGAGTCGCAGTGGACAAATATCAatccatttaaaaaaaaaccaataaaaaaaaaaccaaatttgCTTCATAAAATTACGCACAAAGACAAGGCATTCGATTGCgggtactcgtactcgtactcgtaaaGAGTGCATTCAGATGTGGATACGTGAATGGAATACTAAAGTATTGACAACGCACCTGAAACCAAAGTAAACATGATAAAATATACCAATAAAAACTACCTGGAGGAAGGTCCCTCATATAATTGTTGAGTACTTCAGCTTCTGGCTTAATGTTCCGGCTTCCGGCTCAGTGAGTGATCGATTCTTTTCCTACTAGATTCATAGATTCGTAGAGGATCAGAGAAAGAAGAACAGTCCAGCAATACCCATGTATTCCATTCAATAAATTGATTCAAAGCTAATTTGTATCATTGATTCGTATTATATCCCAATGCTTTAATTCTTTGGAACTTACAAAGCTTAAGTGATAAATTTTTCAAAATGCAAGAGACAGAACAAAAGGTAAAATCTTTAGAAGAAGAAAGAAATCACAttggtttgtttttttccGATCTTGTTAAGTCAATTTGTCTTCAGAAAACCATTTATAATATTGGACACACTGTCAAAGAAAATATTAGCTTGGCGGGCCAGTCTACAATCGTTTCTGTTTTTCTGCTTAAACATCAATCAAAATTAATTGAAGATCATTAATAATAAACCCAAAATTGAATCCAAGAAAGCACTCAACCTTTTTTCCTCATTCCATTCCTTTTGATTCCGCAATCTATGAATGTATAATGCCGTAGAAGAGAAGATCGATCATAAAACAACTTAGGAAATCCATCATAATAATAATCCCAAAGGGAACAAAGGGAACCATATCTGATTCTTAATTCGTTTGTGACTTTTATGGTGATGAAGAAACAGTCAGAACTTAAGTAAAGTAGGAAAACCCTCCATTGCCGATTCccataattaaataaagattCAAATAAAGAAATCTAATTTCCTATGACAATTTCCTCCCTCGGTGGAACCAGGTCGAACCTTATAAGAGTTTCTGGTAACCGAGTGATCGACAACTAAATTAATACGAATCGGGCATGCCATATCGGGCGCGTAAAGTAATTCAATAAGGCAACCGGACATTTGCATAATCTCATTGTATTTCGAATTGATTCATATTTAAGTGGAAATTGAACTTCCAAAGAAGCGGACAACGAGTTTATCTTCTATGTGTCATCCATCCACAAATCTAAACAAATGATCATCACCCTCTATCCTCAccttgaggcagcagcagcagcagcggcagaggcatgAAGCCATATCATCAGCTCATCAGCGATCGTTATCTCATTCCCCGGttaaaccaaatttggtgtcaAGTTGCTTTCAACCAGCTGAAATTCCATTAAACAGTCCAAACTAATGTTTGCCATCGACCggctgactgactgactgagaACCCATCTATTTTTACTGGGATTTTTTCTGATTATTTTCTGGTTCGTTTTGTTTCTTGTTTGTTCTCGCTGATGACATGACACATGGCGGTGTGGTGTGCTGTGGTGTTGCTTCTCATTGATTGATTTGCTTACCAGTGCCGCCCCCGGGAATGGTATCCAATGTGTCCAGTCTGTTCCTAACCTAAACATTGGTATGGTTCATCTTTAAACGTTTTCATTAGGTGCAGTTTCAATTTTAAGTTGAGGCGAAATACGAAAGTATACGAGTATGAGTTCTATTGTAACATTCtgagttttgtttttgttttatagATGGAACAGCGGCATCAGCTACTGGGTCTGACGTTCATGGTACTGGCAATTGTTGCATTGCCCCAACTGGCAATAGGTAAAAAGATAGAGAAACGTTGTCTCAACTGTTCGTATCGTACGTATTACACGTACGGCGATGGTCGCGCCCTGCAGCGGGTTGTCTATAGAGATCCGGTCTACACTCGTGGTATTTACACAACTTCTTCTAGCATACTCGTATCTATTCCTGcaccaaaagaaataataaaaaaaaacaaaaagagttaatacaatatacatatgtaagagTGcacagccccagtcccagtcccagtcccggCCCCGAGCCACAACACCTCTTACAACGACCCCTCACACAAACACTCACATAGATCTCTGGATCATAGATCTCTCACCTGTATATACCTGACACCAAGTTTAGTTACCTTAGAAGTTAACACCTAACCCACCCGCAAGGAAATAGTGTAAACACCCCAcaacacccacacccacacacacacccgtGCACGTATGCATTACCACATGTACCTCCTCCATCTCGCCCTCCAGCAGCACAGTCCTACGGATGCAGCGGGAGTCCGTGCGGCGTGAATGCCGTGTGCCAGGAGGCAGCCGGCGGCCGTCCGGTCTGCTCCTGTCCGCCCGGCTACAGTGGTAATCCGCTCACGCACTGCAATCGCGGCGAGTGTCTGGACAACGTCGATTGTCGTGGCGACCTGCAGTGCAAGGACAATCGCTGCGTTAATCCCTGTGTGGGGGCCTGCGGCATTGGCTCCAATTGTGATGTAAGTGGataactctctctctctctctgtctctctctccacTCGGCCAGCCGTCCATCCTTTCTGAcggttctgttctgtttaCTCATTTTCCCCTTTGCAGGCCCGCAACCATGTGGCCGTTTGCAGTTGTCCAGCGGGCTACAATGGTGACCCCTACCATGCCTGCCATCTGAACGATCCAGGTGAGTGTCTGTCATCCGTATTATTCGCATTCGGCCAGCACATTTTGTCATGACAAGGAGAACCAGTTACCTTAAGCCTGGGGCTTAAAAAACCGGAACCTGTTGACctatatactcgtactcgtacaatGAAAACCCTTTAAAGGGTCTGTCTTATGCTAAGAAGCTGCCGAAAGCTATCAATCTAAAGAAGGAAATCGTCAAGTCAGTCTGTGGGAATATACGCAAACTGGTTTCACAATTTAAAGGCCATTGAATGATAATTTTAAACAaagatatgtatatatgtacatatgtgtgtatatcTGAAGTGAAGGATGAATGTAAGAAGATGAGAAGAGGGTATATAGCAGATGAGCACTAGGTCAAATCAGATACCTGCATATAACAGAAAAAAGATTCATAAAATATATTAATAGGCTTCTCGTAGGGAACTATCCTTAGAATAGAATGGGCAAGCCCCCAGATCACCATGAGCACATATTTATAGAAATCCTTATAATTAGAAATAATTCGTATGACTGTACTTCTAGTACAACCCACTTACGGGCCCCATTTAGCCCCATCGACTGGTTATTACTCGCATTTTGTGTTTATTAAAGCCGACGTTGCTCTGACTGGTTTTGACCAAAAGAAGGCAAACGTAacgacaaacaaacaaaacttgGGGCTGGGCCCCCCCAGCCACACGGCCCCACACTTCCACAACTAGGGTATTCATGTGGGTTTGGCTTGCATAAAATTTCGCGctcaataataataacaatgataataataatccATAATataccaaacaaaaaaacaacaaaaaccaagGCAAGAGTGTCAGTGTCCGCCCCATGTCCGACCAGAAGCGCTCTCGGGGCCTTTGTAATGTTATGGTAATTAGCTAAGCATTTTGTTTCATAATTGTCAAGATCAAGGACAAGGGCGTGTGGGCGAGCAGACCCGAAGCCCCAACGGCGAAGGCGAGCTACTGACGGCAAACACCAGAGCCCAGACCCCGGGCCCCAGACCGTTTATGGTTAtacaaatgtacatacatacgagtAATGGTACATACAATATGTGTATAACGTGCAGGCACAGAGAAACGAACTCGTATTCAGGTAGCACATTACCGGAATACGGAAAGATGTAAAGAGGTTCAAGGGTATCCTAAATCTGGTGACCCCGAGGCCAGCTTTTCTTCACTGCGAAGAATAAATCCACGTAACAGAAATAGATATTCAAACACAACAGTTTGGCCCAATTAGAGCCCACTTGCCCTCATGGGTAAGTGTACCccagtcgtcgtcgtcttggGGGtaatttccattccattccctaTTCCGTCGACCCATTCGGCTCGTTGTCAACATCCGCAGCCCGCCCCAACGCCTGATTTATGCGGGGTCATGTGATTTATGTTCCGGTCATAGGTTGTCCACTAAAAAAACACCCTGCCCCGCACCCATGATAGCAAAAGGGGCGGGGCCAATAATTGGGGCCAGGCACTCAGCATTGAGCACTGTACGAATAGAAAATCAAATTCAAATCGGAAAAGACCATTTATGCGCATATATTTCGTTCTTActtataattttctttcactTTTATGCCAATTGTTGTTCTTTGACTTTTCCGCCATTGACGgtgatgataatgatgatgatgatgaggaaaGAAGGCACTTCCCCttgtttttccattttcaaTGGCCAAAGTTGCATCATTTCCTCTAATGGCCTTCCCTCTAACATTCTTCGGTGCTTTGCAAATTTTCCTTTCCTGCGATTTCGTGGTATCCTTTGAGTAGCAATCAGCTACTCTTGAGAACAAGAGTCAAGAGCCAAAACGAGCGGGAACCTTTGTGAGCGGCGGCAAGGGCAGCGGCTCTACtcttatacccggtactcagtCAGTATATATCTACATATGGGGGTCATTGATTTACCCATTCTGCCGCATGCTCTCTATGTACCTCTGTACCTGGCTGCTCAAACTCTTCTAGTCTCGGAGATCTAGACGCTCGTTCAGACGGACGGACCGACAGGCGGACAGACCAGACATGGCTATATCGACTCGACTATAATTGCTgatcaggaatatatatactttatgcgGTCGCAAACGCTTTCTTTTGGGCGTTACATACATCTACATCCACCATCCTCAAATCTACATTCTTAAATTTGTTTGCCTGCCAAGTGGGCATAGGACCATGCCACTATTAGGAATCAAAGAGTCTAAATAACCACAAGATCAAAgagatatatatgtacatttcAAGAAAACAGTACGAGTATTAGGTATTACCATTAAATCGGTCTAAATTTTAATTTCCATATCTTTATCGCAGAGGAACAGTGCCACCCGAGCCCCTGCGGCGTGAACACCAAGTGCGAGATCATTAACGGCGTCCCCACATGCTCCTGCCACCACGGCTATCTGGGCAATCCTCTGAGCGGATGCAGGCACGAGTGCGAGCATGACGGCGACTGCAGCAGCCGCGACATGTGCAGCAACTTCAAGTGCGTGCCATCCTGCGGTCAGTGCGGCTCGGGAGCTAGCTGCAAGACTGTGTCCAACCATCGGGCGGTGTGCGAGTGTCCCAAGGGCTACATCGGCAGTGCGTATACGGAATGCCGGCCGGAATGCTATGGCGATTCCGATTGTCCGGCCGGTCGGCCCGCGTGCTTCTACGGCATCTGCAAGAACACCTGCGACGGTGCCTGTGGCGTGGGGGCCGACTGCAATCTGCGTGGCCTAACGCCCGTGTGCAGCTGTCCGCGCGACATGACTGGCGATCCGTTTATACGGTGTCGCCCGTTCACCAAGGAGGATCTGTGCGACCCCAATCCTTGCGGCTCGAACGCCATCTGTGTGCCCGGACACGACAACACCGGACGCGAGCGTCCTGTCTGCAATTGCCTACCCGGCCACACGGGCAATCCTCTGACCCACTGCACTCGGGTAAGTCCCATCAATAGATCTACCCGAAATATACATGATATATATGATTTTGGGGATTATCTTCGATGATATTCTATGCAGAGGTTCATCTTCGATCATTGGTTATTTTCATTAACGATCTCCAGGGATCTTCATGATGATCGTTAATTTTCATAAAAAGAATTTCCTTGATTATGTTGGATTATCTCCATTTCACGAAATTAACCAATATAATATCTCCCCCTCTCTTGTACTAGGGTGAGTGCCTGAGCAACAATGAGTGCCCCGACCATAGGGCCTGCATCAATTATCAGTGCATTGATCCCTGCATTGGAAAGTGCGCAACCGGCGCCAGCTGTGAACCCAAGGCCCATTTGGCCGTCTGCCGCTGTCCACCCGGACAGTCGGGGGATGCCCTCGTCTCCTGCCGCCAGACGCGCACCTTTCCCGTGGCCAAGTATCACTGAATACCCGATAGAGTGAAGCTGCAGCCGCACTGCCTGCCAATACAGTCAATTCACCACCTGCTATTCCAGTCTATTCCAGtctatccctctctctctatcccCTATGTTTTTGTCTCTTTTCTCATACTAGTCGCTAATTCACCTTGATGTTCTACTCAGTTCAAACGAGCAGAAATATTTTGAAAACaatgaaaaaaaaagtaataaaaataaatattaataaattaaatgaaaGTTATTACCAAATGAAATAATGGATTGGATTTAAATATGGGCGGGATATTCGATAATTAGAGGGTATTATATTCAAAACATCTACTGCTTATTCGAAAATACATTTGTATGTTGATTCAATTATGGATTGATTGAATGATTCTTTCTATGTCTCCAAATGTGAACAAATGCcttacaaaatttaattgtttCTTTATTAAAGTCGataaatatatacacatatataaatatataattttcATTCTGATCAGtagatgtatgtatatgtatgtatggatgcatgtgtatgtatagGCTTTAACTATGGAACTGCCTCTCACTTTCTAAAAGTCTTTTGCAGCAAAAAGGAATAACTAAATAATTGTATTTTTGGCGTTCAAACACAATAGTTTAAATTTCTAATTGGAAATAAATACACCTGGGTACACCTGGGTCGTGCATACAGTACGTTATTGAACCATAGAACGGTTGGAATACCAATGATCGATGCATTTCTTTTCTATGAGATGTTAATACTTAAATTAGAACCCTCTATGAATCCCAACAGCTTGAAAAAGCCAAAAGTTTACTTGGCAAGGTATTATTTTTTGTAATTAAATGCACAGAATCAATGATAAAAATATTCTTTTGCTATGATTTGAATGGGTAAGGTAGCTATCTCGATGATGGAAGTAATCGGATTTCTTGTAGAACTGTGTCTATTGTTGGATATAATTCAAATACAGTCTTGCAAGTCATTATCCAACTGTCCTGTGGTGTTAGAACGTACTGTACATTCGGTATATATTTACCCATTTACAATAACAACTTTGTGTTGTATTCTGCTTTTTTTTAAGCAAATCGaacgaaaaaaaaatcaaagtcTAGGCCCTTCATTTTCTTGTGCATCAAACAGTTGAAATACATAATTATATGGTTGCTGGATCTTCTATTTTCTATTCTCCTATTTAAATCCATTTATAAAGTTCTCCAAATTAATCTGTTGTATTATGCGAACACGTTGCAAATTTGAATTTCTTGTGCCATTTTTAAACATCAAACAAGTGGAATTACTAATTACA
The Drosophila miranda strain MSH22 chromosome XL, D.miranda_PacBio2.1, whole genome shotgun sequence genome window above contains:
- the LOC108165010 gene encoding neurogenic locus notch homolog protein 3 isoform X1 — translated: MMEQRHQLLGLTFMVLAIVALPQLAIGKKIEKRCLNCSYRTYYTYGDGRALQRVVYRDPVYTRAAQSYGCSGSPCGVNAVCQEAAGGRPVCSCPPGYSGNPLTHCNRGECLDNVDCRGDLQCKDNRCVNPCVGACGIGSNCDARNHVAVCSCPAGYNGDPYHACHLNDPEEQCHPSPCGVNTKCEIINGVPTCSCHHGYLGNPLSGCRHECEHDGDCSSRDMCSNFKCVPSCGQCGSGASCKTVSNHRAVCECPKGYIGSAYTECRPECYGDSDCPAGRPACFYGICKNTCDGACGVGADCNLRGLTPVCSCPRDMTGDPFIRCRPFTKEDLCDPNPCGSNAICVPGHDNTGRERPVCNCLPGHTGNPLTHCTRGECLSNNECPDHRACINYQCIDPCIGKCATGASCEPKAHLAVCRCPPGQSGDALVSCRQTRTFPVAKYH
- the LOC108165010 gene encoding neurogenic locus notch homolog protein 3 isoform X2; the encoded protein is MMEQRHQLLGLTFMVLAIVALPQLAIAAQSYGCSGSPCGVNAVCQEAAGGRPVCSCPPGYSGNPLTHCNRGECLDNVDCRGDLQCKDNRCVNPCVGACGIGSNCDARNHVAVCSCPAGYNGDPYHACHLNDPEEQCHPSPCGVNTKCEIINGVPTCSCHHGYLGNPLSGCRHECEHDGDCSSRDMCSNFKCVPSCGQCGSGASCKTVSNHRAVCECPKGYIGSAYTECRPECYGDSDCPAGRPACFYGICKNTCDGACGVGADCNLRGLTPVCSCPRDMTGDPFIRCRPFTKEDLCDPNPCGSNAICVPGHDNTGRERPVCNCLPGHTGNPLTHCTRGECLSNNECPDHRACINYQCIDPCIGKCATGASCEPKAHLAVCRCPPGQSGDALVSCRQTRTFPVAKYH
- the LOC108165010 gene encoding neurogenic locus notch homolog protein 3 isoform X3, which encodes MEQRHQLLGLTFMVLAIVALPQLAIGKKIEKRCLNCSYRTYYTYGDGRALQRVVYRDPVYTRAAQSYGCSGSPCGVNAVCQEAAGGRPVCSCPPGYSGNPLTHCNRGECLDNVDCRGDLQCKDNRCVNPCVGACGIGSNCDARNHVAVCSCPAGYNGDPYHACHLNDPEEQCHPSPCGVNTKCEIINGVPTCSCHHGYLGNPLSGCRHECEHDGDCSSRDMCSNFKCVPSCGQCGSGASCKTVSNHRAVCECPKGYIGSAYTECRPECYGDSDCPAGRPACFYGICKNTCDGACGVGADCNLRGLTPVCSCPRDMTGDPFIRCRPFTKEDLCDPNPCGSNAICVPGHDNTGRERPVCNCLPGHTGNPLTHCTRGECLSNNECPDHRACINYQCIDPCIGKCATGASCEPKAHLAVCRCPPGQSGDALVSCRQTRTFPVAKYH